Proteins co-encoded in one Rattus rattus isolate New Zealand chromosome 5, Rrattus_CSIRO_v1, whole genome shotgun sequence genomic window:
- the Ocstamp gene encoding LOW QUALITY PROTEIN: osteoclast stimulatory transmembrane protein (The sequence of the model RefSeq protein was modified relative to this genomic sequence to represent the inferred CDS: deleted 1 base in 1 codon) produces MRNSREAVQHLVSLGWRFWHLGICRAVVPLQAAWNAFSQPVPASRNELLTQLLLCVSLASLIAGLVHHWLVSLQLYPLGPPTLVTALCGLFVFLSLGLVPPIRCLFALSVPTLGSEQGRRLLLSYSAANLAVAVMPNVLANVRAVGRVLGCVTEGSLESLLNTTYQLRQAARELVPAGQAVSRSLTFEVEGNGSAFRLHTHRVTQQILEDFSGLEFLARAALGTQRVVTGLFLLGLLGESAWYLHRYLTDLRFDNIYATRQLVRQLTQAGATHLLAAPPPWLLQTAQSKLSQEELLSCLLRLGLLALLLIATAVTVASDYGAFLLARAAVTWAQDLPSVPLTLTVKYDASYKVLDFILFVLNQPPVESVFASVQRSFQWELRFTSHNCHLPQAQPPRVTAALAAGALQLLAGATLVLQAYAWRLRHAIAASFFPAQEARRLSHLQARLQRRHDRSDHPDRHVNTVGTRGPRKPGRGASALESQGSQAHDPLSAPYDLE; encoded by the exons ATGAGGAACAGCAGGGAAGCCGTGCAACACCTCGTCAGCTTGGG GTGGAGGTTCTGGCACTTGGGGATCTGCAGAGCAGTTGTCCCTCTGCAGGCTGCCTGGAATGCCTTCTCCCAGCCTGTGCCAGCCAGCCGGAATGAGCTACTGACCCAGCTTCTCCTATGTGTTTCCTTGGCCAGTCTTATCGCAGGCCTGGTTCATCACTGGCTGGTCTCTTTGCAGCTTTATCCTCTGGGACCCCCTACCTTGGTGACCGCTCTTTGTGGTCTCTTCGTCTTCCTGAGCCTGGGCCTGGTGCCCCCCATCCGCTGCCTGTTTGCGCTCAGTGTGCCTACCCTGGGCTCTGAGCAGGGCCGCCGCTTGCTCCTGTCCTACAGTGCAGCCAACCTGGCAGTTGCTGTGATGCCAAACGTCTTAGCTAATGTGCGCGCAGTTGGGCGAGTGCTGGGCTGTGTTACTGAGGGCTCTTTGGAGAGTCTGCTCAATACCACTTACCAGCTGCGCCAGGCAGCCAGGGAACTGGTCCCAGCCGGCCAAGCAGTCAGCCGGAGCCTGACATTTGAGGTGGAGGGCAATGGCTCAGCCTTCCGACTTCACACGCACAGGGTCACTCAGCAGATCCTGGAAGACTTCTCTGGCCTGGAGTTCCTGGCTCGGGCAGCATTAGGGACTCAACGGGTGGTCACCGGATTGTTCCTGCTGGGTCTCCTGGGCGAGTCGGCCTGGTACCTTCATCGCTACCTCACCGACCTACGCTTTGACAACATCTATGCTACTCGACAGCTGGTTCGGCAGTTGACCCAGGCTGGTGCCACACATCTTCTGGCCGCTCCACCTCCGTGGCTACTCCAAACAGCCCAATCTAAGCTGTCCCAAGAGGAGTTGCTGAGCTGTCTTCTAAGGCTGGGGCTACTGGCACTGCTCCTCATAGCCACAGCTGTGACGGTGGCCTCAGACTATGGGGCCTTCCTCTTGGCACGAGCAGCTGTAACCTGGGCTCAGGATTTACCCAGTGTCCCACTCACGCTCACAGTCAAATACGAT GCCTCATATAAGGTCCTGGACTTCATCCTCTTCGTCCTCAACCAGCCTCCGGTGGAGAGCGTGTTTGCCTCGGTGCAGCGCTCCTTCCAGTGGGAGTTGCGCTTCACATCCCACAACTGCCATCTGCCGCAAGCTCAACCGCCCCGTGTCACCGCTGCGCTGGCCGCGGGCGCCCTGCAGCTGCTGGCTGGTGCCACCTTGGTACTGCAGGCCTATGCCTGGCGCCTGCGGCACGCCATCGCCGCCTCCTTCTTCCCAGCCCAGGAGGCCAGGAGGCTTAGCCACTTGCAGGCCCGGCTCCAGAGGAGACACGACCGGAGTGACCACCCGGACAGACACGTCAACACTGTGGGCACTCGGGGACCCAGGAAGCCCGGCCGGGGGGCAAGCGCTCTGGAGTCACAGGGATCTCAGGCACATGACCCCCTTTCGGCT CCGTATGACCTTGAGTAG
- the Znf334 gene encoding zinc finger protein 334: MDSTQTSVSFKDLTVDFTREEWQYLGPAQRLLYRDVMLENYSNLIALGFRVSKPDVILKLEQGEEPWIGEDLSHQNLSHAEDDDTLEKDKRTQDKHLKQFLVINNKTTSEKANLFEKTVALDTNSVSSGKMLHKYDPGGNGLKNNSEDTVVKPSKANGKVAAEHDGRGKPALHTKADRSHSAAKRYKWSEVGDVRSQGEDLTQQLNNPAVSQPSEHNEGEQESARTEECPERKRNECVECRKTFSKRSTLIVHLRIHTGERPYACNYCRKTFRIKASLTRHQRIHTGERPYKCKECGKAFIDKSALIVHQRIHGGEKSYECIECGKTFFRKSALAEHFRSHTGEKPYKCKECGNAFGKKSYLIVHQRTHRGEKPNECKECGKTFFCLSALIAHQRIHTGEKPYECKECDKTFFCQSALNVHLRSHTGEKPYKCRQCGKFLCTKSALVAHQVIHRGKKSFECSECGKLFYLKSTLTIHQRTHAGEKHGLLSKWSRPSSAGKSNCGEQKRAEAKENLHECHDHRRTAHKSSRRVAHKRTIWERPYECQECGRTYCRKSALRHHQKTHTGERPYECKECGKTFCQKVSFTEHQRTHTGEKPHKCKECGKSFRHKSAFTVHKRIHTGEKPYACSECGKSYRRLWTLTEHQKIHTGEKPYECSICKKSFRHKSNFLLHQKTHKK, encoded by the exons ATGGACAGTACCCAG ACATCAGTCTCCTTCAAGGACTTGACTGTGGACTTCACCCGTGAGGAATGGCAATATCTGGGCCCTGCGCAGCGCCTCCTGTACagagatgtgatgctggagaactaCAGTAACCTCATCGCACTGG GGTTTCGTGTTAGCAAACCAGATGTGATCCTAAAACTGGAGCAAGGGGAAGAGCCCTGGATCGGGGAAGACTTGTCACATCAGAACTTGTCACATGCAG AAGATGATGACACCTTAGAGAAGGACAAGAGGACACAAGACAAACATTTGAAGCAGTTCTTAGTCATCAATAACAAAACGACATCAGAAAAAGCCAATCTGTTTGAGAAAACAGTTGCTCTCGACACGAACAGTGTTTCTTCGGGGAAAATGCTCCATAAATACGATCCAGGTGGAAATGGCctaaaaaataattcagaagaCACTGTCGTAAAGCCAAGCAAAGCCAATGGGAAGGTAGCTGCTGAGCATGATGGGAGGGGGAAGCCAGCGCTCCACACGAAGGCTGACAGAAGTCATTCTGCAGCAAAGCGGTACAAATGGAGTGAAGTCGGGGATGTTAGGAGTCAAGGTGAGGATCTCACTCAACAGCTGAATAACCCGGCTGTAAGTCAGCCCTCTGAACACAATGAAGGTGAACAGGAGTCAGCCCGCACCGAGGAGTGTCCTGAACGAAAGCGGAATGAGTGTGTGGAGTGTAGGAAAACCTTTTCTAAGAGGTCCACCCTCATCGTACACCTGAGGATCCACACAGGAGAGAGGCCCTACGCTTGCAATTACTGCAGGAAAACTTTCCGAATAAAAGCAAGCCTCACCCGGCACCAACGGATTCACACCGGGGAGAGGCCTTACAAGTGCaaggagtgtgggaaagccttcatcGACAAGTCTGCCCTCATCGTGCACCAGAGGATCCACGGCGGGGAGAAGTCCTACGAGTGCATCGAGTGTGGAAAGACCTTCTTCCGGAAGTCAGCCCTGGCTGAGCATTTTAGATCCCACACCGGGGAGAAGCCTTACAAGTGCAAGGAGTGTGGGAACGCCTTTGGCAAGAAGTCGTACCTCATTGTGCACCAAAGAACTCACCGGGGCGAGAAGCCCAATGAGTGTAAGGAGTGTGGCAAAACCTTCTTCTGTCTCTCCGCCCTGATAGCACATCAGAGGATCCACACCGGGGAAAAGCCCTATGAGTGTAAGGAGTGTGACAAAACCTTCTTCTGTCAGTCGGCGCTCAACGTTCACCTGAGAAGCCACACCGGCGAGAAGCCCTACAAATGCCGGCAGTGTGGAAAGTTTCTGTGCACGAAGTCTGCCTTGGTCGCGCATCAGGTGATTCACAGAGGAAAGAAGTCCTTTGAATGTAGCGAGTGCGGGAAGCTTTTCTACCTGAAGTCAACCCTCACGATACATCAGAGGACTCACGCAGGGGAGAAGCACGGCCTGCTTAGTAAGTGGAGCCGACCCTCCTCCGCTGGGAAGTCCAACTGTGGCGAGCAGAAAAGAGCGGAGGCAAAGGAGAATCTGCATGAGTGTCACGATCACAGGCGGACAGCCCACAAGAGCTCACGCCGCGTCGCCCACAAGAGAACCATATGGGAGAGACCTTATGAGTGTCAGGAATGTGGGCGGACCTACTGCCGGAAGTCAGCTCTCAGGCACCACCAGAAGACACACACGGGAGAGAGGCCCTACGAGTGCAAAGAGTGCGGGAAGACCTTCTGCCAGAAGGTCTCCTTTACTGAGCACCAGCGAACTCATACCGGGGAGAAACCACACAAGTGCAAGGAATGTGGGAAGTCCTTCCGCCATAAGTCAGCCTTCACAGTGCATAAGAGAATCCACACAGGGGAGAAACCGTACGCGTGCAGTGAATGTGGAAAAAGCTACCGCCGGCTCTGGACTCTGACTGAACATCAGAAAATACACACAGGGGAGAAACCCTATGAGTGTAGCATATGTAAGAAATCATTTCGCCACAAATCAAACTTCCTTTTACATCAGAAAACTCACAAGAAGTAA